The following proteins come from a genomic window of Limnohabitans sp. 103DPR2:
- a CDS encoding dihydrofolate reductase: MKLKLIYARAANGVIGLNNQMPWHLPEDLAHFKRTTLGCPVLMGRKTWESIPAKFRPLPGRANLVITRQLNWHAEGALVVHSLEEGLSLALAHCPEGKDLWVMGGAEIYAQAASIAEEAVVTEIDATFEGDAFAPTLGATWHEVSRESHVSTTGLKYSFVTYRQTL, translated from the coding sequence ATGAAACTCAAGCTGATTTATGCGCGCGCGGCCAACGGTGTCATTGGCCTCAACAACCAAATGCCTTGGCACTTGCCAGAAGATTTGGCACATTTCAAACGCACCACACTCGGCTGCCCCGTGTTGATGGGACGCAAAACTTGGGAATCCATCCCTGCCAAATTCAGACCGCTGCCTGGTCGCGCCAACTTGGTCATCACACGCCAACTCAATTGGCACGCTGAAGGCGCTTTGGTGGTTCATTCTTTGGAAGAAGGTTTGAGCTTGGCTTTGGCGCACTGCCCAGAAGGCAAAGATTTGTGGGTGATGGGCGGCGCAGAAATTTATGCACAAGCTGCCAGCATCGCAGAAGAAGCGGTGGTCACTGAAATTGACGCTACCTTCGAAGGCGATGCCTTTGCACCCACACTCGGCGCCACTTGGCACGAAGTGTCACGCGAATCTCATGTTTCTACGACAGGCTTGAAATACAGCTTTGTCACTTATCGTCAAACCCTCTGA
- a CDS encoding DUF4337 domain-containing protein, with translation MSGHGFHVHGPHDHEIEHATQGHAEQGGSHTNSIAMFTAIIATVGAIFSYMGGATQANAGLFKNNAAIKKTEASNQWNYYQAKSSKQNLSELAIELAPAAKKEFYQDEIKRYKSEKAEIKQGAEKLEAEAKAWDDKSENEMHLHHRWAQATTALQVAIAMAAIALMTRKKWLEVAMYGMGAVGVAIGALAMLHI, from the coding sequence ATGTCAGGTCACGGCTTTCACGTCCACGGTCCTCACGATCACGAAATTGAACACGCTACGCAAGGTCATGCAGAGCAAGGCGGCAGTCACACCAACTCGATTGCCATGTTCACCGCCATCATTGCCACCGTGGGCGCCATCTTCTCTTACATGGGCGGCGCCACCCAAGCCAATGCAGGCCTGTTCAAGAACAATGCAGCCATCAAAAAGACAGAAGCTTCTAATCAATGGAACTACTACCAAGCCAAGAGCTCTAAACAAAACTTGAGCGAGCTGGCCATTGAACTGGCACCCGCTGCCAAAAAAGAGTTTTACCAAGACGAAATCAAACGCTACAAATCTGAAAAAGCTGAGATCAAACAAGGCGCAGAAAAATTAGAAGCCGAAGCCAAAGCTTGGGACGACAAGTCTGAAAACGAAATGCATTTGCACCATCGCTGGGCCCAAGCCACCACCGCGCTGCAAGTGGCCATTGCCATGGCCGCCATTGCTCTCATGACGCGAAAAAAATGGCTCGAAGTGGCGATGTATGGCATGGGCGCAGTGGGCGTTGCCATTGGCGCATTGGCCATGCTGCACATTTAA
- the xth gene encoding exodeoxyribonuclease III: MKIATWNVNSLTVRLPQVIDWLKAQEALGADQAIDVLALQELKMTDDKFPHQAFTDAGYHAQWFGQKTYNGVALISRTPAVDVVKNIPGFEDDMSRIIAGTFGDVRVIGGYFPNGQAPDSDKFVYKMRWLEALKTWVKQEMARHPKLALMGDYNITFDDLDVWDPVALAGTIHCTPEERAHLNGLIGLGLHDSFRLFEQPEKSYSWWDYRDFGFRRNRGLRIDHILVTDALKAQATACVIDKVPRKNERPSDHTPVVLTI, encoded by the coding sequence ATGAAAATTGCCACCTGGAATGTCAACTCTCTCACCGTGCGCTTGCCGCAGGTGATTGATTGGCTCAAAGCACAAGAAGCCTTGGGCGCAGACCAAGCCATTGATGTGTTGGCTTTGCAAGAGTTGAAGATGACGGACGACAAGTTTCCGCATCAAGCCTTTACCGATGCCGGCTATCACGCACAGTGGTTTGGTCAAAAAACCTACAACGGCGTGGCACTCATTTCTCGCACACCTGCGGTGGATGTGGTCAAAAACATTCCAGGCTTTGAAGATGACATGTCGCGCATCATTGCAGGCACCTTTGGCGATGTGCGCGTGATTGGGGGTTATTTTCCAAATGGCCAAGCACCTGACAGCGACAAATTTGTTTACAAAATGCGTTGGCTAGAGGCCCTCAAAACATGGGTCAAGCAAGAGATGGCCCGGCACCCCAAGCTGGCACTCATGGGCGACTACAACATCACCTTTGACGATTTAGATGTATGGGATCCTGTGGCCTTGGCAGGCACCATTCATTGCACACCCGAAGAGCGTGCGCACTTGAATGGCCTGATTGGCTTGGGCTTGCACGACAGCTTCAGGTTGTTTGAACAACCCGAGAAAAGCTACAGCTGGTGGGACTACCGCGACTTTGGTTTCCGCAGAAACAGAGGCCTGCGAATCGATCACATTTTGGTGACCGATGCTTTGAAAGCACAAGCCACTGCGTGTGTGATCGACAAAGTGCCGCGCAAAAATGAGCGACCCAGTGACCACACGCCCGTGGTGCTAACGATTTAG
- a CDS encoding SDR family NAD(P)-dependent oxidoreductase: MSIDFHGRVAIVTGAGGGLGKQHALALAKRGAKVLVNDLGGNVHGEGGSVSAAQAVVDEIIKAGGEAIANGASVTDYEAVQGMVKQAMDKWGRVDILVNNAGILRDKSFSKMDIADFRLVMEVHVMGAVHCTKAVWPIMQAQNYGRVIMTTSSSGLYGNFGQSNYGAAKMALAGMMQTLSIEGEKYNIRVNSLAPTAATRMTEGLMPEAVLKALEPQAVVPAMLVMACEDAPNRTIMCAGAGSFEVANITLTQGVHLGVSDDTPEQLLAAMSQVTDRTGELVPGSGSGQGSLEVGKAMAAHKS, encoded by the coding sequence ATGAGCATTGATTTTCACGGACGTGTCGCCATTGTCACAGGTGCTGGCGGTGGATTGGGCAAACAACACGCTCTGGCTTTGGCCAAACGAGGTGCCAAGGTGCTGGTGAACGACCTGGGTGGCAACGTTCATGGCGAGGGTGGCTCGGTCAGTGCGGCGCAGGCCGTGGTGGACGAAATTATCAAAGCGGGAGGCGAGGCCATTGCCAATGGTGCTTCTGTGACCGACTACGAAGCCGTGCAGGGCATGGTCAAGCAGGCCATGGACAAGTGGGGGCGTGTGGACATTTTGGTCAACAACGCTGGCATCTTGCGGGACAAAAGCTTTTCCAAAATGGACATCGCCGATTTTCGGTTGGTGATGGAAGTGCACGTAATGGGCGCCGTGCATTGCACCAAAGCAGTTTGGCCCATCATGCAAGCGCAAAACTATGGCCGTGTCATCATGACCACGTCTTCCAGCGGTTTGTATGGCAACTTTGGCCAGTCCAATTATGGTGCTGCCAAGATGGCCTTGGCCGGCATGATGCAAACCTTGTCCATCGAGGGTGAGAAGTACAACATTCGTGTCAACTCCTTAGCGCCCACTGCGGCCACGCGCATGACAGAAGGTCTGATGCCAGAAGCCGTGCTCAAAGCCTTGGAGCCACAAGCCGTTGTGCCTGCCATGCTGGTGATGGCATGCGAAGATGCGCCCAATCGCACCATCATGTGTGCCGGTGCTGGCAGCTTTGAAGTGGCCAACATCACGCTCACGCAAGGCGTGCATTTGGGTGTGTCAGACGACACACCAGAACAATTGTTGGCGGCCATGTCTCAGGTGACTGACCGTACGGGTGAATTGGTGCCTGGTTCGGGTTCGGGGCAGGGATCATTGGAAGTGGGCAAGGCCATGGCCGCCCACAAAAGCTAA
- a CDS encoding NUDIX hydrolase — MASVTRLTVVRMETMDRKVWTPMEITSHIVDTPPRDAATVLMLREGEKGMEVLLLKRHTDSKDLGGAFVFPGGKRDEADGSPTALAALQKDAASLHAQLGESDISMDHAASLFVAALREAREECGLQIQATDLQAWSRWITPRMPSLMSKRFDTRFFLARAPLAQTAVHDNHETTEILWTTPRNALVQYWQGEIVLAPPQIMSLSHLCLFNSVEHVMTEAAQRKPPVIMPEPFDQDGMRVICYPGDPRHPVAHKALPGPTRLQYRNKRFEPDGGLEALLHGPL, encoded by the coding sequence ATGGCAAGTGTTACCAGATTGACAGTTGTCCGCATGGAGACAATGGACCGCAAAGTATGGACCCCTATGGAAATCACCTCGCACATCGTTGACACCCCACCCCGCGACGCAGCCACTGTGCTCATGCTGCGCGAAGGCGAGAAGGGCATGGAGGTTTTGCTACTGAAAAGGCACACAGACTCCAAAGACTTGGGTGGTGCCTTTGTGTTTCCAGGTGGAAAACGTGACGAAGCAGATGGCTCGCCAACGGCTTTGGCCGCATTGCAAAAAGATGCAGCCAGCTTGCATGCGCAATTGGGAGAATCCGATATCAGCATGGATCATGCAGCCAGTTTGTTTGTCGCTGCGCTGCGTGAAGCCCGCGAGGAATGCGGACTGCAAATTCAAGCAACCGACCTGCAAGCCTGGTCACGTTGGATTACACCGCGCATGCCTTCCTTGATGTCCAAGCGCTTTGATACGCGCTTCTTTTTAGCGCGGGCACCGCTTGCGCAAACAGCTGTTCACGACAACCATGAAACCACTGAAATTTTGTGGACCACACCGCGCAATGCCCTTGTTCAATATTGGCAAGGAGAGATTGTGTTGGCGCCCCCGCAAATCATGAGCCTCTCGCATTTGTGCTTGTTCAACTCCGTAGAGCATGTCATGACAGAGGCCGCCCAACGCAAACCGCCCGTCATCATGCCCGAGCCATTTGACCAAGACGGTATGCGCGTGATCTGCTATCCAGGCGACCCACGGCACCCTGTTGCCCACAAAGCCCTGCCGGGTCCAACCCGACTGCAATATCGAAACAAACGTTTTGAACCCGATGGTGGTTTGGAAGCTTTGTTGCACGGCCCCCTATGA
- a CDS encoding Hpt domain-containing protein: MSQAVFLSMAKAIDYLGDPSNAQQLLGTLESTLETEVPSIAAAIESQDFSHLQKIWHQLKGFAPVFCHDQLVAEIVQTETLCKRIQLQEEQSAALNASAQLLIHLQELLTEVKAQRAS, encoded by the coding sequence ATGAGCCAAGCTGTTTTTTTGTCCATGGCCAAGGCCATTGACTATCTGGGGGACCCCAGCAATGCCCAGCAACTGCTAGGCACGCTAGAAAGCACGCTGGAAACAGAAGTGCCAAGCATCGCCGCCGCCATTGAAAGCCAGGATTTTTCACATCTTCAAAAAATTTGGCACCAACTCAAAGGCTTTGCACCTGTGTTTTGCCATGATCAGTTGGTGGCTGAAATTGTCCAAACCGAAACACTTTGTAAACGCATTCAACTTCAGGAAGAACAATCGGCCGCGCTGAACGCCAGCGCGCAGTTGTTGATCCATTTACAAGAATTGTTGACTGAAGTTAAAGCGCAACGAGCGTCTTGA
- a CDS encoding tRNA dihydrouridine synthase, giving the protein MRILLAPMEGLLDHSLRDTLTRVGGIDLCVSEFIRVTDAVLPKRAFYRVVPELLNNGKTVAGVPVKAQLLGSDPQVLAENAARLAKLHPAGIDLNFGCPAKTVNRHRGGAVLLDEPELIGQIVAAVRRAVPANVPVSAKMRLGFNDDSRAEDCAQAIEGAGADELVVHARTKAHGYRPPAYWDRIADVRQCVKLPMVANGEIWTVADAVRCREVTGCQDLMIGRGMINNPGLALEIKYHDAQTKGLTLANMPQSFSWEQLWPLLSVFWHRMSLHVAPRHRAGRLKQWLNYLRRHYPEAQQAFDTLRLVHDPKVMQAWLQQSPATHASVSAAASEAAISYESAEALKTLVAL; this is encoded by the coding sequence ATGAGAATCCTGTTGGCGCCGATGGAAGGGCTGTTGGACCACAGCCTTCGCGATACGCTGACGCGTGTGGGCGGCATTGACTTGTGCGTGTCTGAATTCATCCGTGTCACGGATGCCGTTCTCCCCAAGCGTGCGTTTTACCGAGTTGTGCCTGAACTGCTCAACAACGGAAAAACAGTGGCGGGTGTCCCCGTTAAAGCGCAACTGCTGGGCTCAGATCCACAGGTGTTGGCTGAGAACGCAGCGCGTTTGGCCAAACTTCATCCTGCGGGCATCGATTTGAATTTTGGTTGTCCTGCCAAAACAGTCAATCGGCATCGGGGTGGGGCGGTGTTGTTGGACGAGCCCGAACTGATTGGCCAAATTGTGGCTGCAGTGCGCCGCGCTGTGCCCGCCAATGTGCCGGTGTCTGCCAAGATGCGTTTGGGTTTCAACGACGATTCCCGCGCCGAAGATTGTGCACAAGCCATTGAAGGCGCAGGTGCGGATGAGTTGGTGGTGCATGCGCGGACCAAGGCCCATGGTTACAGGCCCCCTGCGTATTGGGATCGCATTGCGGATGTGCGTCAGTGCGTCAAATTGCCCATGGTGGCCAATGGTGAAATTTGGACCGTGGCTGATGCCGTGCGTTGCCGAGAAGTGACCGGTTGCCAAGATTTAATGATTGGTCGCGGCATGATCAACAACCCTGGCTTGGCGTTAGAGATCAAGTACCACGATGCGCAAACGAAGGGACTGACATTGGCCAACATGCCGCAGTCGTTTTCTTGGGAACAGCTGTGGCCTTTGCTCAGTGTTTTCTGGCATCGAATGAGTTTGCATGTGGCGCCGCGCCATCGCGCGGGCCGTTTAAAGCAGTGGCTCAATTATTTGCGCAGGCACTATCCAGAAGCACAACAAGCGTTTGACACACTTCGATTGGTTCATGATCCCAAAGTGATGCAGGCTTGGTTGCAGCAGTCGCCTGCGACCCACGCTTCAGTCAGTGCGGCTGCAAGTGAAGCCGCCATCTCGTATGAATCTGCTGAAGCGCTCAAGACGCTCGTTGCGCTTTAA
- a CDS encoding GNAT family N-acetyltransferase, whose amino-acid sequence MSDFEVRFATKNEAAAVAQLHWIASRAAYAGQVPEAHWDATPMAKRVSYWKEAIEYGEPQVMVALEGGSIVGFVGFDRSRDPKSKNTMGEIWAIYADPDRLGEGVGLALWDAAREGLLDEDCTDVSIWVPLLNERTVRFHELAGFKREMNTARTVPIGGVKVEEVRMKRSLA is encoded by the coding sequence ATGTCTGATTTTGAAGTTCGATTTGCCACCAAGAATGAAGCCGCCGCCGTGGCGCAATTGCATTGGATTGCCAGCCGTGCAGCTTACGCTGGGCAGGTGCCCGAGGCACATTGGGACGCCACACCCATGGCCAAGCGTGTGTCCTATTGGAAGGAGGCGATCGAGTACGGCGAACCTCAAGTGATGGTGGCGCTGGAAGGCGGCAGCATTGTGGGCTTTGTCGGTTTTGACCGCTCGCGCGATCCCAAATCCAAAAACACCATGGGTGAGATTTGGGCTATTTACGCAGATCCTGATCGTTTGGGTGAGGGCGTCGGCTTGGCGCTTTGGGATGCCGCCCGCGAAGGGCTGCTGGACGAAGATTGTACCGATGTCAGCATCTGGGTGCCTTTGCTGAACGAGCGTACGGTGCGCTTCCATGAATTGGCCGGCTTCAAGCGCGAGATGAACACTGCACGTACCGTTCCGATTGGCGGCGTGAAGGTGGAAGAAGTGCGCATGAAGCGTTCTTTGGCTTAA
- a CDS encoding RluA family pseudouridine synthase: MNLDVVYSDAHLAVLNKPSGLLSVPGRGDDKQDCLIARAQSVWPDALTVHRLDMATSGLVVVARGPEVQRMLSHAFAERKVHKMYEAVVDGSPPEDLSNATSPEGWQDIQLPLLIDWPNRPKSKVDWTHGKPSQTHWRRKAGPVIEGATRLELHPITGRTHQLRLHMMALGHAILGDTLYASPEVCARAPRLLLHARQLQFHHPLTQEWLSFEMAVPF, translated from the coding sequence ATGAACCTCGATGTGGTCTATTCCGATGCGCATTTGGCGGTGCTCAACAAACCCTCGGGTCTTCTGAGCGTGCCGGGACGCGGTGACGACAAGCAAGACTGCCTGATCGCCCGTGCTCAAAGTGTGTGGCCCGATGCCCTTACAGTTCACCGGCTGGACATGGCCACCTCAGGACTGGTGGTGGTGGCGCGCGGGCCCGAGGTGCAGCGCATGCTTAGCCATGCCTTTGCAGAGCGCAAGGTGCACAAAATGTACGAAGCCGTGGTCGATGGCAGCCCACCCGAGGATCTGTCCAATGCAACTTCACCAGAAGGCTGGCAGGACATTCAATTGCCCCTCTTGATCGATTGGCCCAACCGCCCTAAAAGCAAAGTCGATTGGACGCACGGCAAACCCAGTCAGACCCATTGGCGTCGCAAAGCCGGCCCGGTGATCGAAGGTGCAACACGTCTCGAACTTCATCCCATCACCGGTCGAACACATCAATTGCGTTTGCACATGATGGCCTTGGGTCATGCCATTTTGGGGGATACGCTTTACGCCAGCCCCGAAGTTTGTGCACGCGCCCCAAGGCTGCTGCTGCATGCACGCCAATTGCAGTTCCATCACCCACTCACACAAGAATGGCTATCATTTGAAATGGCCGTTCCGTTCTAA
- a CDS encoding SDR family NAD(P)-dependent oxidoreductase: MKQHLYILTGGSRGMGLAIAEQLLQAGNTLICISRNQQASLTAKAQQTGAHLAQWTHDLADGATASLALKAWLEKQTVQAFQSATLINNAGVIPHIGPLSQADPHNLAMALRVGLEAPMQLCAAFLGATENWPVPRKVVNISSGLGRRAMASQAGYCAAKAGMDHFTRCLALDEALKPNGAKVTSLAPGVIDTDMQVQLRGAAPENFPDQNGFQQLKATGMLTSPADAAKRILDYMARPDFGSQPVSDVRDA; this comes from the coding sequence ATGAAACAACATCTCTACATCCTCACGGGTGGCTCTCGCGGCATGGGCTTGGCCATTGCAGAACAATTGCTGCAAGCTGGCAACACCCTCATTTGCATCTCTCGCAATCAACAAGCCAGCTTGACAGCCAAGGCCCAACAGACGGGCGCGCACCTAGCGCAATGGACCCATGACTTGGCCGATGGCGCCACGGCCAGTTTGGCGCTGAAAGCTTGGCTTGAGAAACAAACCGTTCAAGCTTTTCAAAGTGCCACACTGATCAACAATGCGGGAGTCATTCCGCATATTGGGCCCCTCAGTCAAGCCGATCCTCACAATTTGGCCATGGCATTGCGCGTGGGTTTAGAAGCACCGATGCAATTGTGTGCAGCGTTTTTAGGCGCCACTGAAAATTGGCCTGTCCCCCGCAAGGTGGTCAACATTTCCTCCGGTCTTGGCCGCCGCGCCATGGCCTCGCAAGCCGGCTACTGCGCTGCCAAGGCCGGCATGGACCATTTCACCCGTTGCTTGGCGCTGGACGAAGCCCTCAAGCCCAATGGCGCCAAAGTCACCTCTTTGGCCCCGGGCGTGATTGACACGGATATGCAAGTGCAATTGCGGGGCGCTGCCCCTGAAAACTTCCCAGATCAAAACGGTTTCCAGCAGCTCAAAGCGACGGGCATGCTCACATCGCCAGCCGATGCCGCCAAGCGAATCCTCGATTACATGGCGCGACCCGACTTTGGCAGCCAGCCTGTTAGCGACGTGCGCGACGCTTGA
- the bktB gene encoding beta-ketothiolase BktB produces MSREVVVVSGVRTAIGTFGGSLKDIAPTELGAQVVREALKRANTDGKDVGHVVFGHVVNTEPKDMYLSRVAAINGGCAEGTPAFNVNRLCGSGLQAIISASQSILLGDADVAIGGGAENMSRAPYASLATRFGARMGDTKMIDMMVGALHDPFHTIHMGVTAENIAAKWGITREDQDKLAVESHNRAERATQAGYFKDQIMPVMLKTRKGEVAYDTDEHFRPGCTVEELAKLKPVFVKENGTVTAGNASGINDAAAAVVLMEAGAAKARGAKPLARLVAYAHAGVDPKYMGIGPVPATQLALKKAGLTVNDLDVIEANEAFAAQACAVTRDLGLDPAKVNPNGSGISLGHPIGATGALITVKALHELQRVNGRYALVTMCIGGGQGIAAIFERM; encoded by the coding sequence ATGAGTCGTGAAGTTGTTGTTGTCAGCGGTGTTCGCACCGCCATTGGTACTTTTGGTGGCAGCCTGAAAGACATTGCCCCCACAGAATTGGGCGCACAAGTGGTGCGCGAAGCGCTGAAGCGCGCCAACACCGATGGCAAAGATGTGGGTCATGTGGTGTTCGGCCATGTGGTCAACACCGAGCCCAAAGACATGTACTTGTCGCGCGTTGCGGCCATCAACGGTGGCTGCGCAGAAGGCACCCCCGCATTCAATGTGAACCGCCTGTGCGGTTCTGGCTTGCAAGCCATCATTTCAGCCAGCCAGTCCATTTTGTTGGGCGACGCCGATGTGGCCATTGGTGGTGGCGCCGAAAACATGAGCCGTGCGCCTTATGCCAGTCTGGCCACACGCTTTGGTGCGCGCATGGGCGATACCAAAATGATCGACATGATGGTTGGCGCCTTGCACGACCCTTTCCACACCATTCACATGGGCGTGACGGCCGAGAACATTGCCGCCAAGTGGGGCATCACCCGCGAAGACCAAGACAAGTTGGCCGTTGAAAGTCACAACCGCGCAGAGCGCGCCACGCAAGCGGGCTACTTCAAAGACCAAATCATGCCGGTCATGCTCAAAACACGCAAAGGGGAAGTGGCCTATGACACCGACGAACACTTCCGACCTGGCTGCACCGTGGAAGAGTTGGCCAAACTCAAGCCCGTGTTCGTCAAAGAAAACGGTACCGTGACTGCAGGCAACGCATCGGGCATCAACGACGCTGCAGCGGCAGTGGTGTTGATGGAGGCAGGTGCTGCCAAAGCACGCGGCGCCAAGCCGTTGGCACGTTTGGTGGCCTACGCACACGCCGGCGTTGACCCCAAGTACATGGGCATTGGCCCTGTACCCGCAACACAGTTGGCTTTGAAAAAAGCGGGCCTCACAGTCAATGATTTGGACGTGATTGAAGCCAACGAAGCCTTTGCTGCGCAAGCCTGCGCCGTCACACGCGACTTGGGCTTGGACCCTGCCAAGGTCAACCCCAATGGCTCTGGCATTTCTTTGGGTCACCCCATTGGTGCCACAGGCGCGCTGATTACCGTCAAAGCTTTACACGAGTTGCAGCGCGTCAACGGTCGCTACGCCTTGGTGACCATGTGCATTGGCGGCGGTCAAGGCATTGCCGCTATTTTTGAACGCATGTAA